Proteins encoded by one window of Halomonas sp. SH5A2:
- the atpB gene encoding F0F1 ATP synthase subunit A, producing MAAGNEVSSTYYIQHHLQNLTFGKHPENGWSLASSAEEAREMGFWAIHLDTMGWSIAMGLLFIWVFRKAGKMATTGVPTGLQNAVEMVVEFIENLVNATFHGRNPLIAPLALTLFVWILLMNTLKIIPVDYFPELFARLGVDYMKIVPTTDPNATLGMALGVFCLIIFYSLKVKGVGGFAKELSLTPFNHWALIPFNLVLEIIGLLVKPLGLGLRLFGNMFAGEVIFILIALLPFWAIWLLDVPWAIFHILVVTLQAFIFTTLSVVYLSAAHEHH from the coding sequence ATGGCCGCAGGAAACGAAGTCTCATCGACTTACTATATCCAGCACCACTTGCAGAATCTGACCTTTGGAAAACACCCGGAAAACGGTTGGTCGCTGGCAAGCTCTGCCGAGGAAGCCCGCGAAATGGGCTTTTGGGCGATTCATCTGGACACCATGGGCTGGTCGATTGCCATGGGGCTTTTATTTATCTGGGTTTTCCGAAAAGCAGGCAAAATGGCCACCACGGGTGTACCGACTGGTTTGCAGAATGCCGTTGAGATGGTGGTTGAGTTTATTGAAAACCTGGTCAACGCCACTTTTCATGGCCGTAACCCGTTGATTGCACCACTTGCCTTGACGCTGTTTGTGTGGATTTTGCTCATGAACACGCTAAAAATCATACCGGTGGATTATTTTCCAGAGCTATTCGCCCGCCTGGGCGTCGATTACATGAAAATCGTGCCGACCACCGACCCCAATGCCACACTGGGTATGGCATTAGGTGTGTTCTGTTTGATTATCTTTTATAGCTTGAAAGTCAAGGGCGTAGGAGGCTTTGCCAAAGAGTTGTCCTTGACGCCGTTTAACCACTGGGCTTTGATTCCCTTTAATCTGGTGCTCGAAATCATCGGTTTACTGGTGAAGCCGTTGGGCCTTGGCCTACGTCTATTCGGTAATATGTTTGCCGGTGAGGTTATCTTTATCCTGATTGCCCTGTTGCCGTTTTGGGCCATCTGGCTGCTGGACGTGCCTTGGGCCATCTTCCACATCTTAGTGGTAACGCTGCAGGCCTTTATCTTTACTACGCTTTCGGTTGTATACCTGAGCGCAGCGCACGAACATCACTAA
- a CDS encoding ATP synthase subunit I, producing MQRLETLRRQAYVIRLAIAQLLVALVGTLLALVVADSGSATSVTLGALVAFLPQVFFVQRMAVFKQRVPASQSALRLFRAEAGKFGLTVALFAVVFITVPPSNPAFFFSAYIAVVLMHWLAPWLMPRKLRN from the coding sequence ATGCAGCGACTGGAAACGTTACGACGACAGGCTTATGTCATCCGGCTAGCGATCGCCCAATTACTTGTTGCATTGGTCGGTACCTTGCTAGCGTTGGTTGTCGCTGATAGCGGCAGTGCGACATCGGTAACGCTAGGCGCGTTGGTGGCGTTCTTGCCTCAAGTGTTTTTTGTCCAGCGGATGGCGGTTTTTAAACAACGTGTCCCCGCGTCGCAAAGTGCACTCAGGCTGTTTCGCGCCGAAGCAGGCAAGTTTGGTTTGACGGTGGCACTGTTCGCAGTCGTTTTTATTACCGTACCCCCCTCAAACCCAGCTTTCTTTTTTAGTGCTTATATCGCGGTTGTTCTAATGCATTGGTTAGCACCCTGGCTGATGCCTAGAAAATTGCGCAACTGA
- a CDS encoding ParB/RepB/Spo0J family partition protein has protein sequence MTRKPALGRGLDALIGAGARRRDSLELAAGSYSPADSDGAGETATSASQERLERLPLGQLSRGKYQPRRDIQPEALEELADSIRAQGVMQPIVVRPIGEDRYEIVAGERRWRAAQLAELDVIPAVIRDVSDEVALALALIENIQRENLNAIEEAMALKRLGDEFEMTQQQMADAVGKSRTQVANLLRLLALDNEVQTLLERGDLDMGHARALLTLNSAQQRQVAHEVVNNDLTVRATEALVKKVQSQPAASTPRRQAKTPDVARLETQLGELLGAPVSIDHGQRGKGKVTIRYTSLEELDGILGHIK, from the coding sequence ATGACGCGTAAACCCGCGCTAGGACGTGGCTTGGATGCTCTGATCGGTGCTGGTGCCCGCCGCCGCGATAGCCTTGAATTAGCGGCAGGTTCATACTCACCGGCTGACAGCGATGGTGCTGGTGAGACGGCTACCTCGGCGAGTCAGGAACGCCTTGAACGTTTGCCGCTTGGCCAGCTATCACGGGGTAAATATCAGCCGCGCCGCGATATCCAGCCGGAAGCGCTAGAAGAGCTAGCTGACTCGATCCGTGCTCAAGGGGTCATGCAGCCCATCGTAGTGCGCCCGATTGGCGAAGACCGCTACGAGATTGTGGCCGGCGAACGCCGTTGGCGGGCGGCTCAGCTTGCTGAATTGGACGTCATCCCGGCGGTTATCCGGGACGTTAGCGATGAAGTTGCCCTGGCGCTGGCATTGATCGAAAACATTCAGCGCGAAAACCTCAATGCCATTGAAGAGGCAATGGCGTTGAAACGGTTAGGCGATGAGTTTGAAATGACTCAGCAGCAGATGGCGGATGCGGTCGGTAAATCGCGCACTCAGGTGGCCAACCTGTTACGCCTGCTGGCGCTGGATAACGAAGTACAGACGCTGCTTGAGCGCGGTGACCTGGATATGGGACACGCCCGGGCCCTGCTGACACTCAATAGTGCTCAGCAGCGTCAGGTCGCCCACGAAGTGGTCAATAATGATCTGACCGTTCGGGCCACGGAAGCGCTGGTTAAAAAAGTACAAAGCCAACCGGCAGCGTCCACACCACGGCGTCAGGCAAAAACCCCTGACGTGGCGCGTCTGGAAACGCAACTGGGTGAACTGCTCGGTGCGCCTGTGTCCATTGATCATGGTCAAAGAGGGAAAGGAAAAGTCACCATTCGCTATACCAGCCTGGAAGAATTGGACGGCATCCTGGGACACATTAAATAG
- a CDS encoding ParA family protein, translated as MSQIIALTNQKGGVGKSTSAVNLAASLAGLDRRVLLVDLDPQGHASMGSGIDKHSLEKSVLDVLLGEASAADAIVRQPPVKYDVLPSNGDLTAAEVELMHSDQRESGLTTALSGVLSQYDVVLIDCPPSLNMLTVNALTAAHGVLIPLQCEFYALEGLSALLDTVEQIKQSINPDLAVSGILRTMYDKRTSLTREVDKQLRDYFGDALLKTTIPRNVKVAEAPSHGLPVTQYARFSRGSQAYRVLAKELIRRLAL; from the coding sequence GTGAGCCAGATCATTGCCCTGACCAACCAGAAAGGCGGCGTGGGCAAGTCCACTTCAGCCGTTAACTTGGCGGCCAGCCTCGCCGGACTCGACCGCCGTGTACTGCTGGTGGATCTTGATCCGCAGGGGCATGCCAGCATGGGCAGTGGCATCGACAAACACAGCTTGGAAAAAAGCGTTCTCGACGTCCTGTTGGGTGAGGCGAGCGCTGCCGACGCGATTGTCCGGCAGCCGCCCGTGAAGTATGACGTGCTACCCAGCAACGGTGACTTGACCGCTGCGGAAGTTGAACTCATGCACTCAGACCAGCGTGAAAGTGGCTTGACGACGGCGCTGTCGGGCGTTTTATCACAATACGACGTCGTGCTGATTGACTGCCCGCCATCGCTTAATATGCTGACAGTGAATGCCCTTACGGCGGCTCACGGTGTGTTGATTCCGCTGCAGTGTGAATTCTATGCACTGGAAGGCCTTTCGGCACTACTGGATACGGTCGAGCAGATTAAACAGAGCATTAACCCTGATCTGGCTGTCTCCGGCATTTTGCGCACCATGTACGATAAGCGCACCAGCCTGACCCGTGAAGTCGACAAGCAACTGCGCGATTATTTCGGCGATGCACTGCTGAAAACCACGATTCCGCGTAATGTTAAAGTGGCCGAAGCGCCTAGTCATGGCCTGCCGGTTACCCAGTACGCGCGCTTTTCGCGCGGCAGCCAGGCCTACCGTGTGTTAGCAAAAGAGCTAATTCGTCGACTCGCGCTATAA
- the rsmG gene encoding 16S rRNA (guanine(527)-N(7))-methyltransferase RsmG: MSGVSTLFSSLPSQVATRLDEGLSALGTPITTQQRDQLLGLLALLHKWNRAYNLTAVRDVNDMVPRHVLDSAAVLPFVEGPKLLDVGAGPGLPGLVLAILKPELSVTLLDSNGKKVRFQRQAVMELGLSNVIPVQARVEQFAESVFDQVISRAFASLVDFVNLTRKLPTAEGQWLAMKGPGANEELRDLPGDVRLHARHTLNVPFETAERQLLILTPQGVE, encoded by the coding sequence ATGAGCGGTGTATCGACGCTGTTTTCCAGTTTACCCAGCCAGGTTGCGACGCGGCTGGATGAAGGACTCAGCGCATTAGGCACCCCAATAACAACCCAGCAGCGTGATCAGCTGCTGGGTCTGCTTGCGCTATTGCACAAGTGGAACCGGGCTTATAATCTCACCGCTGTACGCGATGTTAACGACATGGTACCGCGCCATGTGCTGGACAGTGCGGCCGTGCTGCCATTTGTCGAAGGGCCCAAGCTTCTTGACGTTGGCGCAGGGCCAGGGTTGCCAGGACTGGTTCTGGCCATTCTCAAGCCCGAACTATCCGTGACCCTTCTGGATAGCAACGGCAAAAAGGTCCGCTTTCAGCGCCAGGCGGTGATGGAACTGGGATTGTCGAACGTTATCCCCGTTCAAGCACGGGTAGAACAGTTTGCCGAAAGCGTCTTTGATCAAGTGATTTCGCGAGCATTCGCCAGTTTGGTGGATTTTGTTAATCTGACGCGCAAGCTTCCGACTGCCGAAGGACAGTGGCTGGCAATGAAAGGCCCTGGTGCCAATGAAGAATTGCGCGATCTGCCGGGCGATGTTCGGCTTCACGCGAGACACACGTTAAATGTCCCCTTTGAGACGGCCGAGCGACAGCTGTTGATTCTGACCCCACAAGGAGTTGAGTAA
- the mnmG gene encoding tRNA uridine-5-carboxymethylaminomethyl(34) synthesis enzyme MnmG — protein sequence MNYPDRFDVIVIGGGHAGTEAALASARMGCQTLLLTHNIETLGQMSCNPAIGGIGKSHLVKEIDALGGAMGLATDAGGIQFRVLNARKGPAVRATRAQADRVRYKAAIRGMLENQPNLTIFQQAAGDLIVDNDTVRGVVTETGIRFHSESVVLSTGTFLGGVIHIGLDQSRGGRAGDAPSNALAERLRALPFRVDRLKTGTPPRIDAKSVDFSQFEEQPGDTPTPVMSYLGSREMHPKQMSCHIAHTNERTHEIILANLERSPMYSGVIEGIGPRYCPSIEDKVHRFADKSSHQIFIEPEGLDTNELYPNGISTSLPFDIQLQVVRSIKGMENAHITRPGYAIEYDFFDPRDLQHSLETKFIHNLFFAGQINGTTGYEEAGAQGLLAGLNAARRAKQLDAWYPRRDEAYLGVLVDDLITMGTKEPYRMFTSRAEYRLLLREDNADLRLTEKGRELGLVDDVRWAAFSKKRDAIEQESARLASTWVQPKSPAAAVIAEHTGQALNREYRLSDLLKRPELDYATLTHLPGLEACPVTDEAVAEQVQIQAKYQGYIDRQQDEIDKLKRHEAMPLPADLDYQRIEGLSIEIRQKLSEARPETLAQAARISGVTPAAVSILLIQLKKRRLISTPEVANR from the coding sequence TTGAATTACCCTGACCGCTTTGACGTGATTGTCATCGGCGGTGGCCATGCGGGAACTGAAGCCGCGCTGGCCTCTGCTCGTATGGGCTGTCAAACCTTATTGCTTACGCACAACATCGAAACACTCGGCCAAATGTCGTGTAATCCGGCCATTGGCGGGATCGGCAAGAGCCATCTGGTCAAGGAAATTGATGCGCTGGGCGGCGCCATGGGGCTTGCCACAGACGCAGGCGGCATTCAGTTTCGTGTCTTGAACGCACGCAAGGGTCCAGCTGTTCGAGCAACTCGAGCCCAGGCTGACCGCGTACGCTACAAAGCAGCCATCCGTGGCATGCTTGAAAATCAGCCAAACCTGACGATTTTCCAGCAGGCTGCTGGCGATTTGATTGTGGATAACGACACGGTTCGTGGCGTGGTGACGGAAACCGGTATCCGGTTTCACAGTGAGTCCGTGGTTCTATCGACCGGTACTTTTCTCGGCGGTGTGATTCATATTGGGCTTGATCAAAGTCGCGGTGGCCGAGCGGGCGATGCGCCATCAAACGCCTTGGCTGAGCGACTGCGTGCCCTGCCGTTCCGGGTTGATCGTCTGAAAACCGGTACACCGCCGCGCATTGATGCCAAAAGCGTTGATTTCTCTCAATTTGAAGAGCAACCCGGCGACACGCCAACACCGGTAATGTCCTATCTCGGCTCGAGGGAAATGCACCCCAAGCAGATGAGCTGTCATATTGCTCACACCAACGAGCGCACTCATGAAATCATCTTGGCGAACCTCGAACGTTCGCCGATGTATTCGGGCGTTATCGAGGGCATCGGGCCCCGCTATTGCCCCTCGATTGAAGACAAGGTCCATCGCTTCGCCGATAAATCGAGCCACCAGATATTTATCGAACCCGAAGGCCTGGATACCAATGAGCTGTATCCCAACGGTATTTCCACCTCGTTACCGTTCGATATACAGCTTCAGGTTGTGCGCTCGATCAAGGGAATGGAAAACGCCCATATCACCCGGCCTGGCTACGCGATTGAGTACGATTTCTTTGATCCACGGGATTTGCAGCATTCCCTGGAAACCAAATTTATCCACAACCTGTTTTTTGCTGGGCAAATCAACGGCACAACCGGTTACGAAGAAGCCGGTGCCCAAGGCTTGCTCGCAGGGCTGAACGCGGCACGCCGTGCCAAGCAGCTGGATGCATGGTATCCACGTCGTGATGAAGCTTATCTCGGGGTTCTGGTCGATGATTTGATTACCATGGGGACCAAAGAGCCCTATCGTATGTTCACCTCACGAGCGGAATATCGCCTGCTCCTGCGCGAAGATAACGCGGATCTGCGGCTTACTGAAAAAGGTCGCGAACTGGGGCTGGTGGATGATGTCCGCTGGGCGGCATTCAGTAAAAAACGCGATGCCATCGAGCAAGAGTCGGCCCGTCTTGCCAGTACCTGGGTACAGCCGAAAAGCCCGGCTGCCGCTGTTATCGCTGAACATACCGGTCAGGCGTTGAACCGCGAGTACCGTTTGAGCGATCTGCTTAAACGCCCGGAACTCGACTATGCGACCCTGACCCATCTTCCCGGTCTGGAAGCTTGTCCGGTGACAGACGAGGCCGTCGCTGAACAGGTTCAGATTCAAGCAAAGTATCAGGGATATATCGATCGTCAGCAGGACGAGATCGATAAACTTAAACGCCATGAGGCGATGCCCCTACCCGCTGATCTGGACTATCAACGCATTGAAGGCCTGTCCATTGAAATTCGCCAAAAGCTGAGCGAAGCACGGCCTGAAACCCTCGCCCAGGCGGCGCGTATTTCGGGCGTTACGCCCGCGGCCGTATCGATTTTGCTGATCCAACTCAAGAAACGTCGGCTTATATCGACGCCCGAGGTAGCCAACAGATGA
- a CDS encoding amino acid ABC transporter ATP-binding protein: MNDNAQQIVRMQKLNKHFGSLHVLKDIDMHITPGEVVVVIGASGSGKSTLIRCINGLEEFQAGSLEVDGNELLPNGKSSKALQTIRTEVGMVFQQFNLFPHLSVIDNITLAPMKVRGWNRSDALEAAKRLLDRVGISDQADKYPSQLSGGQQQRVALARALAMEPRLMLFDEPTSALDPEMIGEVLDAMRELAKEGMTMVIVTHEMGFAREVADRVVFIHQGEITEEGPPEQLFDTPRHERTQSFLARVLKH; encoded by the coding sequence ATGAACGATAATGCTCAGCAGATTGTGCGTATGCAGAAGCTCAATAAACACTTTGGCAGCCTGCACGTACTCAAAGACATTGATATGCACATCACCCCTGGCGAAGTGGTTGTGGTGATCGGTGCAAGTGGGTCGGGTAAATCCACCCTGATCCGCTGCATCAACGGGCTGGAAGAGTTTCAGGCCGGTTCGCTGGAGGTGGACGGTAACGAGTTGCTACCCAACGGTAAGAGCAGCAAGGCACTGCAAACCATCCGCACCGAAGTCGGCATGGTGTTCCAGCAGTTCAACCTGTTTCCTCATTTAAGCGTTATCGACAACATCACCCTCGCTCCCATGAAAGTACGCGGTTGGAACCGCTCAGACGCCCTGGAAGCGGCCAAGCGCCTGCTCGACCGCGTAGGGATATCCGACCAGGCGGATAAGTATCCCAGCCAGCTCTCTGGCGGTCAGCAACAGCGTGTGGCACTGGCACGTGCTCTTGCCATGGAACCGCGGTTAATGCTGTTTGACGAGCCTACCTCGGCGCTGGACCCCGAAATGATTGGCGAGGTGCTGGATGCCATGCGAGAACTCGCTAAAGAGGGCATGACCATGGTCATCGTCACCCATGAAATGGGCTTCGCGCGTGAAGTCGCCGACCGTGTGGTATTCATTCACCAAGGGGAAATCACCGAAGAGGGGCCTCCCGAACAGCTATTCGATACGCCTCGACACGAACGTACCCAGTCGTTTTTAGCCCGGGTACTCAAGCACTGA
- a CDS encoding amino acid ABC transporter permease, giving the protein MEPSFEFNWAATINSIPHLLPGIPYTLLISFGGLAIGFFIGIFFGLLRISPFRWLRWPAIVYVEVFRGTPILVQVLFIFYGLPQLLGSPINALVAGIAAIAVNSGAYISEIVRGGVQSIERGQREASLSLGLSRTQAFRYVIWPQAFRRMIPPLGNQSIISIKDTSLFSVIGVGELVRQGQVYIASTFTAMEVYLMVAIMYLAITWTLSILLRQLENKGLVGQ; this is encoded by the coding sequence GTGGAACCGAGCTTTGAGTTTAATTGGGCAGCGACCATTAACTCGATTCCCCATTTGCTACCGGGGATCCCCTACACCCTGCTGATTTCTTTTGGCGGGCTCGCCATCGGCTTTTTTATCGGCATCTTCTTTGGTCTTCTACGCATCAGCCCCTTCCGTTGGCTGCGCTGGCCCGCCATTGTCTACGTCGAAGTCTTCCGCGGCACCCCTATTCTGGTTCAAGTGCTGTTTATCTTCTACGGCCTGCCTCAATTGTTAGGAAGCCCTATCAATGCTCTCGTTGCCGGTATTGCCGCCATTGCGGTGAATTCGGGGGCTTATATTTCCGAAATCGTGCGGGGCGGCGTTCAATCCATTGAACGTGGCCAGCGAGAAGCCTCACTGTCGCTGGGTCTGTCACGTACCCAGGCGTTTCGTTATGTTATCTGGCCACAAGCATTTCGCCGCATGATCCCGCCACTGGGTAACCAGAGCATCATCAGTATCAAGGATACCTCCTTGTTTTCAGTGATCGGGGTGGGTGAGCTAGTTCGTCAGGGTCAGGTTTATATTGCCAGTACCTTTACCGCGATGGAGGTCTACTTGATGGTGGCCATTATGTACCTCGCTATCACCTGGACCCTTTCAATCCTCTTGCGCCAGCTTGAAAACAAAGGCTTGGTAGGTCAATAA
- a CDS encoding transporter substrate-binding domain-containing protein — protein MKSLLSRTVLPLSALTLALGSVTAQAQETPTVNVATDPSFVPFEMMDEDTGEMVGFDMDIINEVADRAGFEVNLTTMDFSGIIPAVQTGNQEIAIAGITITEERAEVVDFSDPYYDSGLRIIVRADSDVEDIDDLEGMTIATKTGSTSYDFLEEKFGDNAEFTPYPGTSDMYMALLGRNVDAVFYDAPNVAYFSQTRGEGRTKVVGPLYEGQQYGIVFNKGSEWVEPTNEALAEMREDGTYDEIYEKWFGEAPSDE, from the coding sequence ATGAAATCGCTGTTATCACGCACCGTACTTCCTTTATCCGCCCTGACGCTTGCGTTGGGTAGCGTCACTGCTCAAGCGCAAGAGACGCCCACCGTCAATGTCGCCACTGACCCAAGCTTCGTACCGTTTGAGATGATGGATGAAGACACCGGCGAAATGGTCGGCTTCGACATGGATATCATCAACGAAGTGGCTGACCGGGCGGGCTTTGAAGTCAACCTGACCACCATGGACTTCTCCGGCATTATTCCGGCGGTGCAAACCGGCAACCAGGAAATTGCCATAGCCGGAATCACCATTACCGAAGAACGGGCAGAGGTCGTCGACTTTTCTGACCCCTACTACGATTCAGGCCTGCGAATCATCGTTCGCGCCGATAGCGACGTTGAAGACATTGATGACCTGGAAGGCATGACCATCGCCACCAAAACAGGCTCCACCAGCTACGACTTCCTGGAAGAAAAGTTTGGTGACAACGCCGAATTTACCCCCTACCCCGGCACTTCTGACATGTACATGGCGCTGCTGGGCCGCAACGTCGATGCCGTCTTCTACGATGCCCCCAACGTGGCCTACTTCTCGCAAACCCGCGGTGAAGGCCGAACTAAAGTCGTGGGTCCTCTCTACGAAGGCCAGCAATATGGCATCGTCTTCAACAAAGGCAGCGAGTGGGTCGAACCCACCAATGAAGCCTTGGCTGAAATGCGCGAAGACGGCACTTACGATGAAATCTATGAAAAATGGTTTGGTGAAGCGCCCAGCGACGAATAA
- the erpA gene encoding iron-sulfur cluster insertion protein ErpA produces MSSAESFVPTPLLLSDSAQKRINALMAEENNSTLKLRVYVTGGGCSGFQYGFDFADNVAEDDTVIEFGDAALVVDPLSYQYLVGSTVDYEEGLAGARFRVQNPNATTTCGCGASFMV; encoded by the coding sequence ATGAGCAGCGCAGAATCCTTCGTTCCTACGCCACTATTGTTGTCCGATAGCGCCCAAAAACGCATCAACGCCTTGATGGCAGAAGAAAACAACTCAACGCTTAAACTACGCGTTTATGTCACCGGCGGTGGCTGCTCGGGTTTCCAATACGGCTTTGATTTTGCCGATAACGTTGCCGAGGACGATACGGTTATCGAATTTGGTGACGCCGCTCTAGTGGTTGACCCGCTTTCCTACCAATACCTGGTGGGTTCAACCGTTGACTACGAAGAAGGCCTGGCAGGCGCACGTTTTCGCGTGCAAAACCCTAATGCCACCACTACCTGTGGTTGTGGCGCTTCATTTATGGTGTAG
- the argC gene encoding N-acetyl-gamma-glutamyl-phosphate reductase has translation MIKVGIVGGTGYTGVELLRLLALHPHVEVAAITSRTEAGVKVSDMYPNLRGHYDTLAFSEPDAKQLSRLDAVFFATPHGVAHALAGELLDQGTRVIDLSADFRLRDADEWAQWYGQPHGAPALLGEAVYGLPEMHREKIKTARLVAVPGCYPTAVQLGYLPLLEAGLVDAGRLIADCKSGVTGAGRGAKVGSLLAEASESMKAYGASGHRHLPEIRQGLTDIQAGAVGLTFVPHLTPMIRGIHATLYSTLSGAHGDLQALFERRYANEPCVDVMPAGSHPETRSVKGTNTCRIAVHRPENSDTVVVLSVIDNLVKGASGQAVQNLNLMFGFDEATGLSAPAVMP, from the coding sequence GTGATTAAGGTAGGCATTGTTGGCGGCACAGGCTACACCGGCGTTGAACTGCTTCGGCTTCTCGCCCTGCACCCCCACGTCGAAGTAGCAGCGATCACGTCACGCACAGAAGCGGGCGTGAAGGTCAGCGACATGTACCCGAATCTGCGTGGGCACTACGACACGCTGGCGTTTAGCGAGCCCGACGCCAAACAGCTGAGCCGTCTGGATGCGGTGTTTTTCGCCACGCCCCACGGGGTTGCTCACGCACTAGCAGGCGAACTACTGGATCAAGGTACCCGCGTGATTGATCTCTCAGCGGATTTTCGCCTACGTGACGCCGACGAATGGGCGCAATGGTATGGTCAGCCCCACGGTGCGCCTGCCTTGCTTGGCGAAGCGGTATACGGCCTGCCCGAAATGCATCGTGAAAAGATCAAAACGGCGCGTCTGGTAGCCGTACCGGGCTGCTACCCTACCGCCGTTCAGTTGGGTTATCTACCATTGTTGGAAGCCGGTTTGGTCGATGCCGGTCGGCTGATCGCCGACTGCAAATCAGGCGTTACCGGTGCCGGTCGCGGGGCTAAAGTCGGTTCGTTATTGGCCGAAGCCAGCGAATCTATGAAGGCGTACGGTGCTTCTGGGCATCGCCACCTGCCCGAAATCCGCCAGGGCCTGACAGACATTCAGGCCGGTGCCGTCGGCCTGACCTTCGTACCGCACCTGACGCCAATGATCCGCGGTATTCATGCCACCCTGTATTCGACGCTCAGCGGAGCGCACGGTGACCTTCAGGCACTTTTTGAACGTCGCTACGCCAACGAGCCCTGCGTTGACGTCATGCCTGCTGGCAGTCACCCGGAAACACGCAGCGTGAAAGGCACCAATACGTGCCGTATCGCGGTTCACCGCCCGGAAAATAGTGACACGGTAGTGGTGCTGTCGGTAATTGACAATCTGGTGAAAGGGGCTTCGGGGCAGGCCGTTCAAAACCTTAACCTGATGTTTGGCTTTGACGAAGCCACCGGCCTCAGTGCCCCGGCTGTCATGCCCTAG